The genomic DNA GGCCCTTGCGGGAGTTGTAGTTGGTGAAGAAGACGAAGCCCCGGGCGTCGTACTTCTTCAGCAGCACCGTGCGGGAGGACGGACGGCCGTCGGGGGTGGCGGTGGAGACCACCATGGCGTTCGGCTCGTAGACCATTCCACCTGCGGCGATCTGCCGGAACCAGTGGGCGAACTGATGCATGGGGTCGGCGGCGAGCGTGTCCTCGGTGAAGGCCTCGGAGCGGTACTGCTCGCGCATCGCCGCCGGATCGGTGGTGGAATCGGAAGGGGAATCTGCGGTGGGCACGGGATCATCCTGCCGCAGCGGCCCAGTTTGCCCGGCGAGGAGGGGTGTCAACCGCGCATCGGTAATGCCGGGGGCTGTGCGGGATGTCACGCTTCCCCGCGTCGTGGGAACCCGCCAATATCTTGGGGCAGGCCACTGTGGCCTCCGTACAGCCGCCGATTCGAGGGAGCCGCATGATGTCCGACTTCGTACCCGGGCTCGAGGGAGTCATCGCGTTCGAGACGGAGATCGCCGAACCCGACAAGGAGGGCGGTTCGCTCCGCTACCGCGGGGTCGACATCGAGGATCTCGTCGGGCACGTGTCGTTCGGGAACGTGTGGGGTCTGCTGGTCGACGGGGCGTTCAACCCCGGTCTGCCGCCCGCCGAGCCGTTCCCGATCCCGGTCCACTCGGGTGACATCCGGGTCGATGTGCAGTCCGCGCTGGCGATGCTGGCGCCGGTGTGGGGTCTGAAGCCGCTGCTCGACATCGACGAGGAGACCGCGCGCAACGATCTGGCGCGGGCCGCCGTGATGGCACTGTCGTACGTCGCCCAGTCGGCGCGCGGTCAGGGGCTGCCGATGGTTCCGCAGAGCGAGATCGACAAGGCGCAGTCCGTCGTCGAGCGGTTCATGATCCGCTGGCGCGGTGAGCCTGACCCGAAGCATGTGAAGGCCGTCGACGCGTACTGGACGTCGGCCGCCGAGCACGGCATGAACGCCTCCACGTTCACCGCGCGGGTCATCGCCTCGACGGGCGCCGATGTGGCGGCGGCGCTGTCCGGCGCGGTGGGTGCGATGTCGGGGCCGCTGCACGGTGGTGCGCCGTCCCGGGTCCTCGGGATGATCGAGGAGATCGAGCGGACCGGCGACGCGACCGCGTATGTGAAGAAGGCCCTGGACAAGGGTGAGCGGCTGATGGGCTTCGGGCACCGGGTGTACCGGGCGGAGGACCCGCGGGCGCGGGTGCTGCGGCGGACGGCGAAGGAGCTGGGCGCGCCGCGGTTCGAGGTGGCGGAGGCGCTGGAGAAGGCCGCGCTGGAGGAGCTGCACGCGCGTCGTCCGGACCGGGTGCTGGCGACGAACGTGGAGTTCTGGGCGGCGATCATGCTGGACTTCGCGGAGGTTCCGGCGCACATGTTCACGTCGATGTTCACGTGTGCGCGTACGGCGGGCTGGTCGGCGCACATTCTGGAGCAGAAGCGGACGGGCCGGCTGGTGCGGCCGTCGGCGAGGTATGTCGGGCCGGGGCCGCGCAACCCCCGGGAGATCGAGGGGTACGGCGACATCACCGGGTGAGCCGCCGGTGTCGGACGGGCGCGGTGTCCCATGTCGGGCGCCGCGCCCTTCGCGTCCGGTCGGACCCGGTGCGGAAGCGGTGGTCCGGGCCGTCCCCGGCGGGCAGCCCAGGCTGACGTATGCCGGGGAGGGGCTGCTCCGGGGCTCAGTTCAGTGCGTCGTCCAGCAGGGCCGCCCACTGTGCGACGACCCTCTGCCGCCGAGCGGTGTCGTCCGTCAGTACGTTGGCCAGGCCGAGGCCGCGGGCCATGTCGAGGAGGCCCTGGACGGTTTCTCGGGTGCCGGGGCGGGATTCGTCGGCCTTCAGGAGTTCGACGGCGATGCGGTGGGTCTCGCGGCCTACGCGGGCTTCGAGTTCGCTGACGCGGGGGTGCAGAGACGCCTCGTTCGAGGCGGCGACCCAGAGCTGGAGTGCGGCGCGGAACAGCGGTCCTGTGTAGAGGTCGACGAGGGCCGCGACGACGGCTGCGCGGCCTTGGACGGGCAGGGTGCGCAGGGCGGCGGAGCGTTCCTCGGCGACGTATTCGACGGCTGCGGTGAACAGGTCCTCGCGGGTGGGGAAGTGGTGCTGGGCGGCGCCGCGCGATACGCCGGCGCGTTCGGCGACGACCGAGACCGTGGAGCCTGCCCAGCCGTGTTCGGCGAGGCAGGCGACCGCGGCTTCGAGCAGCCGTCGGCGGGTGGCGCGGCTGCGGTCCTGCTTGGGGGTCCTGTCGGTGGGGGGCGTCACAACACCCATGCGGGGTCCCGTCGTTCGAGGAAGGCCGTCATCCCTTCCCGTGCCTCGGCGGAGGCGAAGAGTGCTGCCGAGCGGGCGATGAGGTCTTCGGCGTACTGGTCGAAACTTTCCCGCACAGTAGCTGTGACCAGCTCCTTCGATGCTGCCAGCCCCTGTGGTGAGGCTCGGCGCAGTCCGTCCAGTACGGGTGTGAGCGCCTTGTCCACGTCGTCGGCGGCGAGGGTGATCAGGGAGATCCGGGCGGCTTCGGCAGCGTCGAAGCGTTCTCCGGTGAGGTAGTAGCGGGCGGCGGCGCGTGGGTCGGTGCGGGGCAGCAGGGGCAGGGAGATCACGGCGGGGGCGAGGCCGAGCCGGGATTCGGTGAGGGCGAAGGTGGATGCTGGTCCGGCGGCGGATATGTCGCAGGCGGCGAGGAGTCCGAGGCCGCCCGCCCGGACGTGTCCGTCGACGCGGGCCACCACGGGTTTGGGCAGGGTGACGATCTCCCGCATCAGGGCGACGAACGCTTCCGGGTCGGGGGGTGCGCCGAGGTCCGCACCGGCGCAGAACGTGTTGCCCGTGTGGGTGAGGACCACGGCCCGTACGGTGTCGTCCTCGCCGTATCGGGCGAGGGTTTCGCGGAGTTCGGCGACGAGCCGCGCGGAGAGTGCGTTGCGGTTCGTCTGCGAGTCCATCCGTACGGTGGCGATGCCACGTTCTCGGCCGGTGCGGACCAGTTTCATGCTTCTGTCGCCTTCTCGATGACTGCTTCGTCGGTGCTCTCCCGGTCGCGCAGTTCGCGCCGGAGGATCTTTCCGGAGGTGGCGCGGGGTACGGCGCCGATGAATTCGACCCGCCGGATCTTCTTGTACGGGGAGACGCGCTCGGCGACGTACGCCATGACGTCGTCGGCGGTGAGGTCGTCGGGGGCGACTCCCGCCTGCCGGACGAGATACGCCTTGGGGACTTCGTTGCCGTCGGTGTCGTACACACCGATGACGGCGGCGTCCGCGATCGACGGGTGGCCGAGCAGCAGGGCTTCGAGTTCGGCGGGGGCGACCTGGTAGCCCTTGTACTTGATGAGTTCCTTGACCCGGTCGACGACGTGGAGCCAGCCGTCGGCGTCGACGCGGCCGATGTCTCCGGTGTGCACCCAGCCGTCGGCGTCGATCATGTCGGCGGTGGCCTCGGGCCGGCCGAGGTAGCCCTTCATCACCTGTGGGCCGCGGATGAGTATCTCGCCGTCGGTGTCGATGCCGGCGTCGCGGTCCGGGTCGTCGAGGGAGACGATCCGCATCTCGGTGCCCGGCAGGAGTTTGCCGACGGCGCCCGGTGGCGGGTTCTCGGCGGCGAGCGGGACGACGTGGGTGCCGGGCGAGAGTTCCGTCATGCCGTACGCCTGCCGTACCGGCGGCAGTCCGAGGCGCCGGGAGCAGGCGGCGGCGAGTCCTGCGTCGAGCGGGGCGGCGGCGCTGACGATGTACTCCAGCGAGGACAGGTCGTACTGGGCGACGGCCGGGTGTTTGGCGAGGGCCAGGACGATCGGCGGGGCCACGTACAGTCCGCTGATCCGGTGCTTCTCGATCGCGGTGAGGAATTGGGCGAGGTCGAAGCGCGGCAGGACGACGACGGTGGCACCGAGCCGCAGCGGGGCGTTCATCAGGGCGGTCAGCCCGTAGATGTGGAAGAACGGGAGGACGGCGAGGATCCGGTGGCCGGGGCGCATCGGGATGAACGGCCGCAGCTGCTCCAGGTTGGTGGCCATGGAGCGGTGGGTGAGCATGACGCCCTTGGGTGTGCCGGTGGTACCGGAGGAGTACGGCAGCGCGGCGATGTCCTCGGCCGGGTCGATGGTGATCCCCGGTTCGGGGGCGGTGGAGCCCAGCATGTCGAGTACGGAGGTGTGTCCGTCGGCCCGGTCGCAGACGAATATCTCCTCTATGCCGCCGACGAGTTCGGCGGCGCGGCGGGCGGTTTCGAGGAGCGGGGAGACGGTGACGATCCAGCGGGCGGAGGAGTCACGGAGCTGTTTGGCGAACTCCTCCGCCGTGGCGAGGGGGTGCACGGTGGTGACGGTGGCGCCCGCCCGGGTGGCTCCGAAGAACACGGTCGGGTAGGCGAGGGTGTTGGGGCTGTGCAGGGCGACGACGTCGCCCTTGCGGACCCCGGTGGCGGCGAGCGCCGCCGCGATCCGGCGGTGGAACGTGTCGAGTTGCCGGTAGGTGAGCGTGGTGGTGTCGTCGGTGCCGTCGATCAGGGCGACCGTGTCGCCGTAGGTGCCGGCGGCCTGCCCGAGGACCGCGTCATGGATGGGGAGGTCGAGCGGCTGGACGTCTGCGTACTCGCTGCGGAACACGTTCACCATGGCGGGTCCCTTCGAACGGCGGCTGGAGGGACAGAGTCCCCTGTGTCAGTACGACTTGGGGAGACCCAGGGACTGGTGGGAAACGTAGTTCAGGATCATTTCCCGGCTGACGGGTGCGATCCGGGCGACGCGGGCTGCGGTGATCAGGGAGGCGATCCCGTATTCGCGGGTGAGGCCGTTGCCGCCGAGGGTGTGCACCGCCTGGTCGACGGCTTTCACGCAGGCCTCGGCGGCGGCGTACTTCGCCATGTTGGCGGCTTCGCCCGCGCCGATGTCGTCGCCCTCGTCGTAGAGCCTGGCCGCCTTCTGCATCATCAGGCGGGCCAGTTCGAGTTCGATGTGCGCCTGGGCGAGAGGGTGGGCGATGGCCTGGTGGGAGCCGATGGGCTCCTTCCACACCTGCCGGGTCCGCGCGTACTCGACGGCGCGGCCGAGGGCGTACCGGCCCATGCCGAGTGCGAAGGCGGCCGTCATGATGCGTTCGGGGTTGAGCCCGGCGAAGAGCTGGAGGAGGCCTGCGTCCTCGTCTCCCACAAGTCCGTCGGCGGGCAGCCGCACGTCGTCCAGGACCAGCTCGAACTGCTTCTCAGGTGCCTGGAGTTCCATGTCGATCTGCGAGCGCCGGAATCCTGGGGCGTCGCGCGGGACGATGAAGAGGCAGGGCTTGAGCCTGCCGGTCCTGGCGTCCTCGGTGCGCCCCACGATGAGGGTGGCGTCGGCGATGTCGACGCCGGAGACGAACACTTTCCGCCCGGTGAGCAGCCAGTCCCCGCCGTCGCGGCGGGCGGTGGTGGTGATGCGGTGGGAGTTGGAGCCGGCGTCGGGTTCGGTGATGCCGAAGGCCATGGTGAGGGTGCCGTCGGCGAGGCCGGGAAGCCACTGGTGTTTCTGGGTGTCGGTGCCGAAGCGGGCGATGACGGTGCCGCAGATCGCCGGGGAGACGATCATCATGAGGAGGGGTGATCCCGCCGCTCCCAGTTCTTCCAGGACTATGGAGAGTTCGGCCATGCCGCCGCCTCCGCCGCCGTACTCCTCGGGGAGGTTGACCCCCAGGTAGCCGAGCTTGGCGGCTTCGGTCCACAGTTCGCGGGGGTGGGCGCCGTCCCGGACGAGGGAGGTCATGTAGTCGCGCCCGTACCGCTTTCCGAGTGCGGCGACGGCGGCGCGCAGGGCTTGCTGCTCTTCGGTTTCGAGGGCGGTGCTCATGGGGTCGGTTCCTCCTGTGCGTCTTGTACGACTGCGAGCAGGGCGCCGACCTCCACCTGGAGGCCGGGTGCGGCGTGGAGCGCGGTGAGGGTGCCGGTGGCGGGCGCGAGGATGCGGTGTTCCATCTTCATCGCCTCGAGCCAGATGAGGGGCTGCCCGGCCCGGACGGCGGCACCGGGTGCGAGGCCGTCGGCGAGCCGGACGACGGTGCCGGGCATGGGGGCGAGCAGGGAGCCGGGTTCGGTGCGTTCGGTGGGGTCGGTGAAGCGGGGGAGGGCGGTGAAGGTGTACGAGCCGGTGGCGCCGTCCACGTGGACCCGGTCGTGGTGGGTGGTGAGGCGGAAGCGGTGGGTGACGCCGTCGTCGGTTTCGACGGTGACGTGGCCGGCGGTGGCGGTGAGGATCCGGGCACCGGGGGCGTCGATCGCACCGCTGCGGGTGGTGCGGTAGGTGATCTCGTGTTCGGCACCGTCGGGTTCGCTGCGGTAGCGCCTGGCCTGCGGCTGGGAAGGGAGGTTGCGCCAGCCGCCGAAGCGGGACGTGCCGATGGCATCCGGGTGCCGGGCGGTGTGGGCGGCGGCTGCGGCGAGGGCTGCGAGGTGCCGGTCCGCGTTGTCGTCCGGGGCGCGGGTGAGGGCGTCCAGGTGGCGGTCGTAGAAGCCGGTGTCGGGGCGGGCTCCGGTGAAGTCGGGGTGGCGCAGGGACCGTACGAGCAGCTCGCGGTTGGTGACCGGGCCGTGGATGCGGGCGCGTTCCAGGGCGCGGGCGAGGAGCCGTACCGCCTGGGCGCGGGTGGGTGCGTGGGCGATGACCTTGGCGAGCATCGGGTCGTAGTGCATGCCGATGGAGTCGCCGCCGGTGTATCCGGTGTCGAGGCGCAGGCCGGGTTCGTCCGGTACGTCCAGCGTGAGCAGTGCTCCAGTCTGTGGCTGCCAGTCGCGGGCCGGGTCCTCCGCGTAGAGCCGGGCCTCGACGGCGTGCCCGTGCGGGTCGGGCGGCGTGGTGGGGAGGGGTTCGCCTTCGGCGACGGACAGTTGCAGGGCGACGAGGTCGAGCCCGAAGACGGCTTCGGTGACGGGGTGTTCGACCTGGAGCCGGGTGTTCATCTCGAGGAAGTACGGGCGCCCGTCGGCGGTGACGAGGAACTCGACGGTGCCCGCGCCCCGGTAGCCGACGGCGCGGGCCGCTGCGGTCGCCGCGTCGTGCAGCCGGGTGCGCAGCCCGTCGTCGAGGCCGGGTGCGGGGGCCTCCTCGATGACCTTCTGGTGGCGGCGCTGGAGCGAGCAGTCACGGGTGCCGAGCGCCCACACGGTGCCGTGTGCGTCGGCCATGATCTGGACCTCGACATGCCGGCCGCGTTCGACGTAGGGCTCGGCGAAGACTTCGCCGTCGCCGAAGGCGCTCGCGGCCTCGGCCGTGGCGGCCGCCATCTCGTCGGACAGCGCGCCCAGTTCACGCACGACCCGCATGCCGCGCCCGCCGCCGCCCGCCGCCGCCTTCAGCAGCAGCGGCAGGTCGTCCGCGGTCGCCTGCGCCGGGTCGACGGGTGCGAGCAGCGGCACCCCGGCGGCGGCCATCAGTTCCTTGGCCCGGGTCTTGGACGCCATCATCTCGATGGCCTTGACCGGCGGGCCGACCCAGACGAGCCCGGCGTCCTGCACGGCCCGGGCGAAACCGGCGTTCTCGGAGAGGAAGCCGTAGCCGGGGTGCACGGCGTCGGCGCCCGCTGTGCGCGCGGCGCGTACGACGAGATCGCCGCGCAGATAGGTGTCGGCGGGCGCGGCCCCCGGCAGCCGCACGGCGGTGTCGGCCTCCCTGACGTGCAGTGCGTCGGCGTCCGCGTCCGAGTACACGGCGACGGTGGCGATGCCCAGTGCACGGCAGGTGCGGAAGATCCGGCAGGCGATCTCGCCCCGATTGGCGACGAGCAGGGTGCTGATCATGTTCGTCCTCACATCCGGAAGATGCCGAAGCCGCCGCGGGCGCCTTCGACCGGGGCGGTGTGGATCGCGGACAGGCAGATCCCGAGGACGGTCCTGGTGTCGCGCGGGTCGATGACCCCGTCGTCGTACAGCCGCCCGGAGAGGAACATCGGCAGCGACTCGGACTCGATCTGCTGCTCCACCATGGCGCGCAGCCCGGCGTCGGCCTCGTCGTCGTAGGGCCGTCCCTTCGCTGCGGCGGAGGCCCGGGCGACGATGGACAGCACGCCCGCGAGCTGCTGCGGGCCCATCACGGCGGACTTGCTGCCGGGCCAGGCGAAGAGGAAGCGGGGGTCGTAGGCGCGGCCGCACATGCCGTAGTGCCCGGCCCCGTACGAGGCACCCATCAGCACGGACAGGTGCGGGACCCTGGAGTTGGACACCGCGTTGATCATCATCGCGCCGTGTTTGATGATGCCGCCCTGCTCGTACTCCTTGCCGACCATGTAGCCGGTGGTGTTGTGCAGGAAGAGGAGGGGGATGTCGCGCTGGTTGGCGAGCTGGATGAACTGGGCGGCCTTCTGCGACTCCTCGCTGAACAGCACCCCTTGCGCGTTGGCGAGGATGCCGACGGGGTAGCCGTGCAGCCGGGCCCAGCCGGTGACCAGGCTCGTCCCGTACAGCGGTTTGAACGCGTCGAAGTCGGAGCCGTCGACGAGCCGGGCGATCACCTCGCGCGGATCGAAAGGGATCTTGAGATCTCCGGGCACGATCCCGAGCAGCTCGTCCTCGTCGTACTTCGGCGGCTCGGCGGGTCCCGGATCGGCGTGGGCCTTGCGCCAGTTGAGCCGGGCGACGATCCGCCGCGCCTGGCGCAGCGCGTCGTGCTCGTCGACGGCGAAGTGATCGGCGAGTCCGGAGGTGCGGGCGTGCATGTCGGCGCCGCCGAGGGACTCGTCGTCGCTCTCCTCGCCGGTCGCCATCTTCACCAGCGGCGGTCCGCCGAGAAAGACCTTCGACCGCTCCTTGATCATGACGGTGTGGTCGGACATGCCGGGGACGTACGCCCCGCCGGCCGTGGAGTTCCCGAAGACGACCGCGACGGTGGGGATGCCGGCGGCGGAGAGCCGGGTGAGGTCCCGGAACAGGGCGCCGCCGGGGATGAAGATCTCCTTCTGGGACGGCAGATCGGCCCCGCCGGACTCGACGAGGCTGATGCAGGGCAGCCGGTTGGCGAAGGCGATCTCGTTGGCGCGCAGGGCCTTCTTCAGGGTCCAGGGGTTGGAGGCGCCGCCGCGTACGGTCGGGTCGTTGGCGGTGATCAGGCACTCGACGCCCTCGACGACCCCGATGCCCGTGACGAGCGAGGCGCCCACGGCGTACTCGCTCCCCCAGGCGGCGAGCGGCGACAGCTCCAGGAACGGTGTGTCGGCATCGACCAGCAGCTCGATCCGCTCCCGGGCGAGGAGTTTGCCGCGCCCGCGGTGCCGCTCGACGTACTTCTCGCCGCCGCCCGCGAGGGCCTTGCCGTGCTCGGTGTCGAGCTCGTCGAGCCGGTCGAGCATGGTGGCGCGGTTCGCGGCGTATTCGGGACTCGTCGTGTCGAGCCCGGTGGCCAGGACGGTCATGCGTGCGCCTCCGGTGCGTCGGTGTTCTCGAGCAGGGTCACGGGGATGGGTACGTGCCTGGACCGCAGCCACTCCCCCACCGCCTTGGCCTGCGGATCGAAGCGGGCCTGTGCGGCGACGCCCTCGCCGAGGAGACCGTGGACGACGAAGTTCAGCGCGCGAAGGTTCGGCAGGACGTGCCGCACGACGGTCAACTCGGCGGTTTCGGGGAGCAGTTCCCGGAATCGATCGACGGTCAGTTCGTGCGCCAGCCAGCGCCAGGCGTCGTCGGTGCGGACCCAGATGCCGATGTTGGCGTCACCGCCCTTGTCGCCACTCCGGGCGCCGGCGACACGGCCGAGGGGGGTGAGCTGAGTCAGTCCGGCAGGCAGGGGTTCGGGGAGAGCGGGCTCGTCCACTTCCTCGAGCGCCCTTGTCCGTACGGGTGGTGCCACCCGCTCCCTTCGCCCGTCCGGCCCCACGGCGACGTGCTCGACGTCCTCCGCCGGTACGTACCTCGCCTCGAAGACTCCGTAGGGCGCGCCCTTGCCGGGCGGGGCGGTGACATGAAAGCCCGGGTAGCTGCCGAGGGCCAGCTCGATCGCGGCCCCGGAGACCGACCTTCCGACGGACTCCGGGTCCTGGTCGCGGACGACGAGCCGGAGCAGGGCGGCGGCGGTCTCCTCGGTGTCGGCGTCGGCCCTGTCGGTACGGGCCAGTTCCCACCGCACCTCGTCGGGAGGCCCGGTACGGGACCCGGTGAGCGCCTGCGCGAACTGGTCCTGCACCAGCTGCGCCTTGGCCTCGATGTCGAGCCCGGTGAGCACGAAGACGACCTCGTTGCGCCAGCCGCCGAGCCGGGTGAGCCCCGCCTTGAGGGTGGGCGGCGGGGCCTCGCCGCGCACCCCGGAGATCCGGACCCGGTCGGGCCCTTCCTGGGTCAGGCGTACGGTGTCGAGCCGGGCGGTCACGTCCGGCCCGGCGTACCGGGCGCCGCCGGTCTCGTAGAGGAGCTGGGCGGTGACGGTCCCGACGTCGACGAAGCCGCCCGTGCCGTCGTGCTTGGTGATGACGGACGACCCGTCGGCGTGGATCTCGGCGAGCGGGAAGCCGGGCCGGCGGATGTCGTGGCCGCGGAAGAAGGAGTAGTTCCCGCCGGTGGCCTGGGTGCCGCACTCCAGGACGTGCCCGGCGACGACGGCCCCGGCGAGGGCGTCGTGGTCGTCCGGACCCCAGCCGAAGTGGGCGGCGGCGGGGCCGGTGACGAGGGCGGCGTCGGTGACCCGGCCGGTGACGACGACATCGGCCCCGGCGCGCAGGCATGCGGCGATGCCGTGGCCGCCGAGGTAGGCGTTGGCGGTGAGGAACCCGTCGGGCACGGGCAGGCTGTCGCCCTCGACATGCGCGACCCGGACCGGAACGCCCACCTTGCGCGCCAGTTCGTTGACGGCCCCGGCGAGTGCGGCCGGGTTGAGCCCCCCGGCATTGGCGACGATCTTCACACCGCGCTCGTGGGCGAGCCCGAGGCCTTCCTCGAGCTGCTGCAGGAAGGTGGTGGCGTAGCCGCGGGCGGGGTCCTTGAGCCGGCTGCGCCCGAGGATGAGCATGGTCAGCTCGGCGAGGTAGTCGCCGGTGAGGACGTCGAGGGGGCCGTCGGTGAGCATCTCGCGTACGGCGTCGAAGCGGTCACCGTAGAACCCGGAGGCGTTCCCGATCCGCAGCGGTGCGGCGGTCATCGGGCGCCGCCCCGCGCACCACCGCCGGGGGCATCACCCGCGGGTGCGCGACCGGGTCCGGGCGGACCGGCGAAGGCCTGGGCGATGTCGAGCCACTGGCCGGCGTCGGCCCCGAGGGCGCGGACGGCGAGGTCGTCACGGTGGGCGCGCCGGGTGACGAGGAGGCAGAAGTCGTACAGCGGTCCGGTGACACGCTGCGCCGCTTCCTCGGGCCCGAATGCGATCACCTCGCCGCCGGGGGCTTCGAGTTCGACGCGGAACTCGTCGTCGGGTGCCTTGATCCCCCGTACGAGGAAGGCGTAGTCACGGGTCCGCACCCCGATCCGGGCGATGTGGCGCAGCCGGGCGGTCGGGGCGCGTACGGCGCCGAGGGCGTCGGCGACGTCCTGCCCGTGCGCCCAGGTCTCCATCAGCCGCGCGGTCGCCATGGACGCGACGCTCATGGGCGGCCCGTACCAGGGGATGCGGGTGCCGGGCGGGGCGGCACGCAGGGCTCGTCGGAGCCGGTCGCGCCCGTCGCGCCAGCGTGCGAGCAGCACGGCCGGCTCCTCGGCCGCGAGTTCCTCGGCGGCCTGGTCGACGAAGCTGTCGGGTGCCGCCTGCGCCTTGGCGACCTCCGCGGCGAAGGCGTCCGGGTCGGTGACGGCGAGCAGGGCGACCTCGTCGGTCCAGGTCAGATGGGCGATCTGGTGGGCGACCGTCCAGCGCTCGGCGGGGGTCGGCCCGGCCCATTGCCCGGCACTCAACTCCGCTACCAGCAGGTCGAGTTCGTCGCTCTCGCTACGCAGATCGTCGAGCACGGCTGCGGCATCGGACACGGTGCGCTCCCCTCGGGGCGTGGCGGTGTGCCCAGGAGCATGTCAGCGGACCAGGAAACAAGCAAGCATGCTTGCATTGTTTGAGGCCTCCGACTCCACGGCCGGGCCGGGACCGGCTGCTAGCCTCCGCCGATGACTGACGAACCTCGCACCGCGGGTGTGCGTTTCGACGACAACAGGCTTGTCCTGCAGCAGCATCGGGATGATTCCGGCATCTACTACTCCTTCCCGGGCGTCGGCCTGAGTTCCGCCCCGGGCTCCTTCCGCACCGACGGCCGGACCGCCGAGGGCACATCGGCCGCGCTCTCCCTGACCGAGGCGCTGCACGCCCGGATCCGCCCGGTCGGCACGGCGGAGAACGTCCTGCGCGCGTGGTCGCAAGGAGCTCCCCCGCAGGACACGGCCGCCCTGGACGACCCGACGACAGCCGAACCGACCCGGGTCCGCGGCGGCGCGATCGTCATCCGCGACCGCCGGATGCTACTGATCCACTTCCCCGGGGACGACGGCTGCCATTACGAGATCCCTGGCGGCGGCGTCGAAGCCGGCGAGACACCCGAGGTGGCGGCGGTCCGCGAACTCCGGGAGGAGACCGGCCTGCACGGAACGGTCGTACGCGAGGTGGCCCGGATCTGGCGGGGCGGCACCCGGGGCCACTACTTCACGATGGAGGCGGACGGCGAGGTGGGCGCACCGGAGACCCTGGACAACTACGGGGGCGCCCCGGCCTGGGTACCGGTCTCCGAACTGCCCACCACCCCGCTCTGGCCCCGCCGCCTGTCCTGGCGGATCGCCCACTGGCACACCGCCGGCTGGCCGACGTCTCCGGCGGAACTGGCGGATTCGGTCTGGGACCTGGACGCGGCCTGCGGGTGGTGACGGCAGACCCTAGGAGTCCGCCTTCGTGCGGCGGCCGGCGCCCACCTGGCTGCGGACCGCGCCCATGCTCGCCCCGATGACCAGCGCGATCGCCAGCGCGTCGGTGGCGGTCAGGGCCTGGTCGAGGATGAGGAATCCGGCCGTCGCCGCGATGGCCGGTTCCAAGCTCATCAGTACGGCGAACGTGTGCGCGGGCAGCCGGCGCAGCGCCATCAGTTCCAGGGTGTACGGGAGCACCGAGCTCATCAGCGCCACCGCCGCGCCCATCGCCAGTGTC from Streptomyces sp. NBC_01707 includes the following:
- a CDS encoding acyl-CoA carboxylase subunit beta, translated to MTVLATGLDTTSPEYAANRATMLDRLDELDTEHGKALAGGGEKYVERHRGRGKLLARERIELLVDADTPFLELSPLAAWGSEYAVGASLVTGIGVVEGVECLITANDPTVRGGASNPWTLKKALRANEIAFANRLPCISLVESGGADLPSQKEIFIPGGALFRDLTRLSAAGIPTVAVVFGNSTAGGAYVPGMSDHTVMIKERSKVFLGGPPLVKMATGEESDDESLGGADMHARTSGLADHFAVDEHDALRQARRIVARLNWRKAHADPGPAEPPKYDEDELLGIVPGDLKIPFDPREVIARLVDGSDFDAFKPLYGTSLVTGWARLHGYPVGILANAQGVLFSEESQKAAQFIQLANQRDIPLLFLHNTTGYMVGKEYEQGGIIKHGAMMINAVSNSRVPHLSVLMGASYGAGHYGMCGRAYDPRFLFAWPGSKSAVMGPQQLAGVLSIVARASAAAKGRPYDDEADAGLRAMVEQQIESESLPMFLSGRLYDDGVIDPRDTRTVLGICLSAIHTAPVEGARGGFGIFRM
- a CDS encoding acyclic terpene utilization AtuA family protein, with product MTAAPLRIGNASGFYGDRFDAVREMLTDGPLDVLTGDYLAELTMLILGRSRLKDPARGYATTFLQQLEEGLGLAHERGVKIVANAGGLNPAALAGAVNELARKVGVPVRVAHVEGDSLPVPDGFLTANAYLGGHGIAACLRAGADVVVTGRVTDAALVTGPAAAHFGWGPDDHDALAGAVVAGHVLECGTQATGGNYSFFRGHDIRRPGFPLAEIHADGSSVITKHDGTGGFVDVGTVTAQLLYETGGARYAGPDVTARLDTVRLTQEGPDRVRISGVRGEAPPPTLKAGLTRLGGWRNEVVFVLTGLDIEAKAQLVQDQFAQALTGSRTGPPDEVRWELARTDRADADTEETAAALLRLVVRDQDPESVGRSVSGAAIELALGSYPGFHVTAPPGKGAPYGVFEARYVPAEDVEHVAVGPDGRRERVAPPVRTRALEEVDEPALPEPLPAGLTQLTPLGRVAGARSGDKGGDANIGIWVRTDDAWRWLAHELTVDRFRELLPETAELTVVRHVLPNLRALNFVVHGLLGEGVAAQARFDPQAKAVGEWLRSRHVPIPVTLLENTDAPEAHA
- a CDS encoding TIGR03084 family metal-binding protein; translation: MSDAAAVLDDLRSESDELDLLVAELSAGQWAGPTPAERWTVAHQIAHLTWTDEVALLAVTDPDAFAAEVAKAQAAPDSFVDQAAEELAAEEPAVLLARWRDGRDRLRRALRAAPPGTRIPWYGPPMSVASMATARLMETWAHGQDVADALGAVRAPTARLRHIARIGVRTRDYAFLVRGIKAPDDEFRVELEAPGGEVIAFGPEEAAQRVTGPLYDFCLLVTRRAHRDDLAVRALGADAGQWLDIAQAFAGPPGPGRAPAGDAPGGGARGGAR
- a CDS encoding NUDIX domain-containing protein, with the protein product MTDEPRTAGVRFDDNRLVLQQHRDDSGIYYSFPGVGLSSAPGSFRTDGRTAEGTSAALSLTEALHARIRPVGTAENVLRAWSQGAPPQDTAALDDPTTAEPTRVRGGAIVIRDRRMLLIHFPGDDGCHYEIPGGGVEAGETPEVAAVRELREETGLHGTVVREVARIWRGGTRGHYFTMEADGEVGAPETLDNYGGAPAWVPVSELPTTPLWPRRLSWRIAHWHTAGWPTSPAELADSVWDLDAACGW